Proteins encoded by one window of Cucurbita pepo subsp. pepo cultivar mu-cu-16 chromosome LG14, ASM280686v2, whole genome shotgun sequence:
- the LOC111810326 gene encoding gibberellin 20 oxidase 2-like produces the protein MAIKCMTTAKSQGESKLKQEMKRKHRVEFGSSDESMVPENFIWPEEFKARESVPELQVPHIDLQKFMSENENDIEEVRRLVDEACRKHGFFVLVNHGVDMELMKNVHECMDEFFSLPLDVKQKAQRKVGENYGYANSFIGRFSSKLPWKETFSLRYAAHHNFPITHDYVCHHLGQEFSQQGKVYEECGKALSDLSLKIVELLGLSLGLPKQKFKKFFEDNDSIIRLNYYPPCNKPELTLGTGPHCDPTSITILHQDHVSGLQVYVDDQWHSIPPIKDSFVINIGDTFMALTNGVYKSCFHRAVVNCREARKSIVFFLCPAGDKVVRAPDEIVDKNPPRKFPDYTWPMLLELTQKFYRSDSNTFKAFTTWLQHKNLATTASSLAPSL, from the exons ATGGCTATCAAATGCATGACCACAGCCAAATCACAAGGAGAATCAAAACTGAAGCAAGAGATGAAGAGGAAGCACCGTGTGGAATTTGGGTCCTCCGATGAGTCAATGGTGCCGGAGAATTTCATATGGCCGGAGGAGTTTAAGGCAAGAGAGTCAGTGCCGGAGCTACAAGTTCCACATATTGACTTGCAGAAGTTCATGAGTGAAAATGAGAACGATATTGAAGAGGTGAGGAGGCTGGTGGATGAGGCTTGCAGAAAGCATGGATTCTTTGTGTTGGTGAACCATGGAGTGGACATGGAATTGATGAAAAACGTTCATGAATGTATGGATGAGTTCTTCTCATTGCCTCTTGATGTGAAGCAAAAGGCTCAAAGGAAGGTGGGTGAAAATTATGGGTATGCCAATAGCTTCATTGGGAGATTCTCCTCCAAGCTTCCATGGAAGGAAACATTTAGCCTACGCTATGCTGCTCATCACAACTTCCCCATTACACACGACTATGTTTGCCACCATTTGGGCCAAGAATTCTCCCAACAAGG GAAGGTGTATGAGGAGTGTGGAAAAGCGCTGAGCGATCTGAGTTTGAAGATAGTGGAGCTTTTGGGGTTGAGCCTTGGCCTCCCAAAAcagaaattcaagaaattcTTTGAAGACAACGATTCTATAATAAGGCTTAATTATTACCCACCATGCAATAAGCCTGAGCTGACCTTGGGAACTGGCCCTCATTGTGATCCCACCTCCATAACCATTCTTCACCAAGATCACGTCAGTGGCCTTCAAGTCTACGTCGATGATCAGTGGCACTCAATTCCTCCAATCAAGGACTCCTTTGTCATCAACATCGGTGACACTTTCATG gCTCTCACAAATGGGGTTTACAAGAGCTGTTTCCACCGGGCGGTAGTGAACTGCCGGGAAGCAAGAAAATCAATTGTGTTCTTCCTATGTCCGGCGGGTGACAAAGTGGTGAGAGCACCGGACGAGATCGTGGACAAGAATCCGCCACGAAAGTTTCCAGATTACACATGGCCAATGCTGCTTGAGCTGACCCAAAAGTTTTATAGGTCGGATTCAAACACTTTCAAGGCCTTCACAACTTGGCTTCAACACAAAAACTTGGCCACCACTGCTTCCTCTCTGGCCCCCTCTCTTTGA
- the LOC111810355 gene encoding uncharacterized protein LOC111810355, with product MGEKGEAPQQQDYDSSSPKDPLDDSFETRPHGGGGHHHHHLHRRHHPHHDSSLIVASPFISTPLYLPTATATTTPFEAVNPKRTRFTAGQWKLLPSPSSSQLPIPVVGSDSSPSPSHRPTGTATVAAAAASSSDTTSSPSYSPLPSTASGQPEPAGSKGEGESQNQAQYRKGKYVSPVWKPNEMLWLARAWRIQYQGGGSDDVGIVGGQGGRGSGSGSGKTRADKDREVAEYLQKHGVNRDAKTGGTKWDNMLGEFRKVYEWERGGEREQLVGKSYFRLSPYERKLHRLPASFDEQVFEELCQFMGSKMRTKPTPLLPLTRALPPPPPFSSRSKQVFGVGYASVDASGSPTHSCSSREIRRIGKVRMVWEESVSLWSEEAGEQPRGGGRIKIEGCSFLNAEDLTFFDESMVACTMESYDHGPLKGLSIDRFVSGQQIKVFGRRKPPTCATTGSHHGPPERLPLMHSTDPAARSNTSWEYQDPTEYYVGCLRVPPTSLPSLSELSWHIQDPPSEELRLPIRKDVYAYLPQGKELMFTTTTQMLDCKSFIYEILCPIIRTNPCITTTTSRDSFIGLWDDCINRLVCEFCCMEMRIIRKPNSPSTTTTNGLQDQWPNLTGFIRNFCLWRGEETDQIKDGQPHDLDPSNSIVEKLLWTYLDIPYLLGYYAVGYLVTFCALSRGHDNRIIRTDLYSLDLSTPSERLKALVPCYRIAGVLSLLADGCHKLPIFSDFERIDIGKGIVMEMTPNLVTKIFSCRTKWTAVKEIYDFLDGRIPHSEFICGSSDKDLAIVLKPRVCKLRPTSYEQLIEALKNVTKALVALHDLCFMHRNVCWENVMKRTSEEEEETTTGTGEWILCGFEEAVGAPQIYPYGEVSESGRHAPEMERGLHGVKVDMWGVGFLIKTCGLIGIPKMLKELQNRCMDQNPEHRLTAADCYHHLLQLQSSLSTATGTSGGGLM from the exons atggGTGAAAAGGGTGAGGCTCCTCAGCAACAAGATTATGATTCCTCTTCTCCTAAAGACCCACTTGATGATTCTTTCGAAACAAGGCCTCACGGCGGCGGcggccaccaccaccaccacctccaccGCCGCCATCACCCCCATCATGATTCCTCTCTCATTGTTGCCTCTCCTTTCATCTCAACACCTCTCTATCTTCCCACCGCAACGGCAACTACAACCCCCTTTGAGGCTGTGAACCCTAAGCGGACTAGATTCACCGCCGGCCAATGGAAGCTTCTGCCATCTCCGTCCTCCTCTCAGCTGCCGATACCCGTCGTGGGAAGCGACTCTAGCCCATCCCCATCGCATCGTCCGACCGGCACCGCCACtgtcgccgccgccgccgcgtCTTCTTCTGATACAACATCATCTCCATCCTATTCACCTCTTCCGTCGACAGCCTCCGGCCAGCCGGAGCCAGCGGGGAGTAAAGGAGAAGGGGAGTCTCAAAATCAGGCACAATACAGAAAGGGGAAGTATGTTAGCCCAGTTTGGAAACCTAATGAGATGTTATGGTTAGCTAGGGCTTGGAGGATCCAATATCAAG GCGGTGGATCGGATGATGTTGGTATTGTGGGAGGTCAAGGGGGAAGAGGAAGTGGAAGTGGAAGTGGAAAAACAAGGGCGGATAAAGATAGGGAAGTGGCGGAGTATCTCCAAAAACATGGGGTTAATAGAGATGCCAAAACGGGAGGGACAAAATGGGATAACATGTTGGGTGAATTTAGGAAGGTTTATGAATGGGAAAGAGGAGGAGAGCGAGAGCAATTAGTTGGCAAAAGTTACTTCCGTCTTTCACCTTATGAGAGAAAACTCCATAGGCTTCCTGCCTCCTTTGATGAACAAGTCTTTGAAGAGCTCTGCCAATTCATGGGTTCCAAAATGCGAACTAAGCCAAcccctcttcttcctcttacTCGAGCCCTCCCCCCTCCCCCTCCCTTCTCGA GTCGATCAAAACAAGTATTTGGGGTCGGCTATGCTTCGGTGGATGCTAGTGGTAGCCCAACTCATTCATGTTCTTCAAGGGAGATTCGTCGAATTGGGAAAGTACGGATGGTGTGGGAGGAGTCGGTGAGCTTGTGGAGTGAAGAAGCGGGTGAACAACCGAGAGGGGGAGGGAGGATTAAAATTGAAGGATGTAGCTTTCTAAATGCTGAAGACCTCACTTTCTTTGATGAATCAATGGTTGCTTGCACTATGGAATCTTATGACCATGGCCCTCTTAAAGGCTTATCTATTGATAGATTCGTTTCAGGGCAGCAAATTAAAGTATTTGGCAGAAGAAAGCCCCCTACTTGTGCTACTACTGGCTCGCATCATGGTCCTCCTGAGAGACTCCCTCTTATGCACTCCACCGACCCGGCTGCAAGAT CAAACACTTCGTGGGAATATCAAGATCCAACGGAATACTATGTCGGGTGTCTACGAGTTCCACCGACATCTCTTCCGAGCTTATCGGAGCTCTCGTGGCACATACAAGACCCGCCATCGGAGGAGCTTCGATTACCTATTAGAAAAGATGTGTATGCATACTTACCACAAGGGAAAGAGCTGATGTTTACAACCACAACCCAAATGTTGGATTGCAAATCTTTCATTTACGAGATTTTATGTCCCATCATACGCACCAACCCTTGTATTACCACTACTACAAGTCGAGACTCGTTCATAGGCCTTTGGGATGATTGCATCAACCGCCTTGTTTGTGAGTTTTGTTGCATGGAAATGCGAATAATTCGCAAACCCAATTCCCCATCTACCACCACCACTAATGGTTTGCAAGATCAATGGCCAAATTTGACGGGTTTCATcagaaatttttgtttatggaGAGGTGAAGAAACGGATCAAATCAAAGATGGGCAACCTCATGATCTCGACCCCTCTAATTCAATAGTGGAGAAGCTTCTTTGGACCTACTTAGACATCCCTTATCTATTGGGTTACTACGCCGTTGGTTATTTGGTGACTTTTTGTGCACTAAGTCGAGGCCATGACAACCGGATCATCCGAACCGATTTATATTCATTGGATTTATCAACGCCTAGTGAGAGACTCAAGGCCTTAGTTCCATGTTATAGAATTGCTGGTGTCTTATCCTTGTTAGCCGATGGATGCCACAAATTGCCAATTTTCAGTGATTTTGAGAGAATTGATATTGGCAAGGGAATTGTCATGGAAATGACACCAAATTTAGTGACAAAAATCTTCTCTTGTAGAACAAAATGGACGGCGGTGAAAGagatttatgattttttggATGGAAGAATCCCTCATTCGGAGTTCATATGTGGATCATCGGACAAAGATTTGGCGATTGTTTTGAAGCCAAGGGTTTGCAAATTGAGACCCACAAGTTATGAGCAATTAATTGAGGCACTAAAAAACGTGACCAAAGCGCTTGTGGCATTGCACGATTTGTGCTTCATGCATAGAAACGTATGTTGGGAGAACGTGATGAAGAGAACGAgcgaggaagaggaagaaacaaCGACGGGGACCGGAGAGTGGATTTTATGTGGGTTTGAAGAGGCGGTGGGAGCACCGCAGATATACCCTTACGGCGAGGTGTCGGAGAGTGGGAGACACGCGCCGGAGATGGAAAGGGGTTTGCATGGGGTGAAAGTGGACATGTGGGGAGTGGGGTTTTTGATAAAAACTTGTGGGTTAATTGGGATTCCAAAGATGTTAAAAGAGCTTCAGAATCGGTGTATGGATCAGAACCCTGAGCACCGGCTAACCGCCGCCGACTGTTACCACCACCTGCTGCAGCTTCAGTCGTCTCTGTCAACGGCAACCGGAACATCCGGTGGTGGTTTGATGTGA